A genomic stretch from Bos javanicus breed banteng chromosome 29, ARS-OSU_banteng_1.0, whole genome shotgun sequence includes:
- the LOC133241009 gene encoding endogenous retrovirus group K member 25 Env polyprotein-like isoform X1, translated as MERKSGFPFAMSVAERDPKTGLPWEVMKLTQRVSSMTLEEPMRKRHRLNPYPTWAQVKNMTRQAEQTLKSTGTPMTPDKLFLTMLSVLSCSSGVSAEYVYWAYIPNPPLLSIMDWVDKAPMIFTNDSMHFPSPWSTKRPIHEEDEGKPINISMGFKTCFGSHPLCMTIFPQWWAHSANNGTASHLGMFAVASFLLDGSERHYPGQIANYLNSFFQPEEPTCHTVSWRRKQEIQLLHWSDCRSQFGKVSIIQQNHTNHAFIFVDWGPHGLFVNCSEEQEEHHNCSWFNRSNIGGFHKSKTSFWTDKDILLNWYNGGLSPPRPRIVIPIVGPEQWHIWKIPAALEHFASVLGTVGVFHPSNYTFLYNSTGYIQSCVHLPYLFIVGHFDIDLSAKIVNCTACALYTCLNHTISYHNASIALVKQRSELWLPINLTEPWTDSIFLSVLLKTGFRRSKRILGWIIAGILSLISIVTVGTLSGMALHNSIQNHDFISAWHKDSHDLWTRQAQIDQQLQTRINELQTVVIFLGDQMQQLTFRTPMGCH; from the coding sequence ATGGAGAGGAAATCTGGGTTCCCCTTCGCCATGTCCGTTGCCGAGAGGGACCCCAAGACCGGACTCCCTTGGGAAGTGATGAAGTTGACACAAAGGGTCTCATCAATGACCCTGGAGGAGCCAATGAGGAAACGCCATCGTCTGAATCCTTACCCTACATGGGCTCAAGTGAAAAACATGACTCGTCAGGCTGAGCAGACACTGAAGAGCACTGGAACTCCTATGACTCCAGATAAGCTGTTTCTGACAATGTTATCTGTTCTTTCCTGTTCCTCTGGGGTAAGTGCAGAGTATGTTTATTGGGCATACATACCCAACCCACCACTTCTGTCCATAATGGATTGGGTAGATAAAGCCCCTATGATCTTTACTAATGATAGCATGCATTTCCCAAGTCCCTGGTCGACAAAGCGACCAATCCATGAAGAAGATGAGGGAAAGCCAATCAATATTTCCATGGGATTCAAAACCTGTTTTGGATCTCATCCCCTTTGCATGACTATCTTCCCGCAGTGGTGGGCACACTCTGCTAACAATGGGACTGCTTCACATCTGGGAATGTTTGCCGTGGCATCTTTCTTACTTGATGGTTCCGAGCGACATTATCCAGGCCAGATAGCCAACTATTTGAACTCGTTTTTTCAACCAGAGGAACCTACATGTCATACTGTatcttggagaagaaaacaggagataCAACTGTTACATTGGTCTGATTGTCGAAGCCAATTTGGGAAAGTTTCTATAATTCAGCAAAATCATACCAATCATGCATTTATATTTGTTGACTGGGGACCTCACGGTTTGTTTGTAAACTGTTCTGAAGAGCAGGAGGAACATCATAATTGCTCCTGGTTTAATAGATCAAACATTGGAGGCTTTCATAAATCCAAGACAAGTTTCTGGACTGATAAGGACATACTGCTGAATTGGTATAACGGGGGCTTATCACCCCCACGACCCAGGATTGTCATCCCCATTGTGGGGCCGGAGCAGtggcacatttggaaaattccagCAGCTTTAGAGCACTTCGCTAGTGTTTTGGGGACTGTGGGTGTGTTTCATCCTTCTAATTACACCTTCCTATATAATAGTACTGGCTATATTCAATCATGTGTTCACCTTCCATACTTGTTTATTGTAGGGCATTTTGATATTGACTTATCAGCCAAGATTGTCAATTGTACTGCATGTGCGTTGTATACCTGCCTTAATCACACCATTTCATATCACAATGCTAGCATTGCACTAgttaaacaaagatctgagttatGGCTTCCCATAAACTTAACTGAGCCTTGGACTGATTCTATATTTCTTTCTGTACTGTTAAAAACTGGGTTTAGGCGATCTAAGCGCATCCTTGGGTGGATTATTGCAGGCATCTTAAGCCTTATCTCCATTGTGACTGTAGGAACTTTGTCTGGTATGGCTTTACATAATTCTatacaaaatcatgattttatcaGTGCTTGGCACAAAGACTCTCATGATCTGTGGACTCGACAAGCTCAAATAGATCAGCAATTACAAACACGAATTAATGAGTTACAAACTGTGGTTATCTTCTTAGGAGATCAAATGCAGCAACTGACTTTCCGAACACCTATGGGCTGTCActga